A portion of the Candidatus Nezhaarchaeota archaeon genome contains these proteins:
- a CDS encoding NAD+ synthase: MKIRLPSLDYSKVARSIGSFIASFVRESGRRGVVIGLSGGLDSSVAAKLCAEALGPEKVRALIMPDAEVTPREDVEDALELARILSVKAEVVDITRAVRAIVESYPLEGGDVVAVGNVRARVRMVLLYYVANSLGLLVAGAGDRSEVLLGYFTKYGDGGADFLPIGNLYKTQVRELGKHLGLPLRIVEKPSSPRLWRGQTAEGELGLSYEVIDPILHGLYDLGLSEGEVAEGVGVGIEDVKRVKSLVEGSRHKRVLPPAAPVLA, translated from the coding sequence ACTACTCGAAGGTGGCTAGGAGCATAGGGTCCTTCATTGCCTCCTTCGTAAGGGAGTCGGGTAGGCGCGGCGTAGTAATTGGGCTGAGCGGAGGGCTAGATTCTAGCGTAGCGGCGAAGCTATGCGCTGAGGCCTTAGGGCCTGAGAAGGTCAGGGCCTTGATAATGCCGGACGCTGAAGTGACGCCTAGGGAGGACGTAGAGGACGCCCTAGAGCTAGCTAGGATCCTTAGCGTCAAGGCCGAGGTCGTCGATATAACCAGGGCCGTGAGGGCCATAGTCGAGAGCTACCCCCTCGAGGGAGGGGACGTGGTCGCAGTGGGCAACGTCAGGGCCAGGGTGAGGATGGTGCTGCTCTACTACGTCGCCAATAGCCTAGGCCTCCTCGTAGCAGGGGCGGGGGACAGGAGCGAGGTCCTCTTAGGCTACTTCACTAAGTATGGGGACGGGGGGGCCGACTTCCTCCCCATAGGCAACCTGTACAAGACTCAGGTTAGGGAGCTAGGCAAGCACCTAGGCCTACCTCTACGCATAGTCGAGAAGCCTAGCAGCCCTAGGCTATGGAGGGGCCAGACGGCCGAGGGGGAGCTTGGGCTTAGCTACGAAGTTATAGACCCGATACTCCACGGGCTGTACGACCTAGGCCTATCCGAGGGGGAGGTGGCGGAGGGGGTCGGGGTTGGGATCGAGGATGTGAAGAGGGTTAAGTCGCTAGTGGAGGGCTCGAGGCATAAGCGGGTCCTTCCACCAGCAGCGCCAGTGCTAGCCTAG
- the otsB gene encoding trehalose-phosphatase, whose protein sequence is MVVLPSYLYGRWPEVEGRLRLSLGVLLTLDYEGTLTDRPEEAELDHEVKSSLESLAKDVRWARVVVIDRRTVDQLKKLIGVGGVFYAGLDGMVITGPGLSLVHELAHKLRDRVVRLRDELEEALQGFSGVVLKDKGLSIAISYAQAPRGLGRRVARIVTSVLSERGNFKPLRGRRVVEIVPNVDWDRGRAVDLLLEREELREYLPVYVGNDESDEPAFRALGARGLTVVVGRRPRSYAKFYVRNVGEVYELLKRIAKLSSPLG, encoded by the coding sequence GTGGTCGTTTTGCCATCGTACTTGTACGGTAGGTGGCCCGAGGTTGAAGGTAGGCTTAGGCTGTCTCTAGGCGTGCTCCTAACGCTAGACTATGAGGGCACGCTCACCGACCGCCCTGAGGAGGCTGAGCTAGACCACGAGGTTAAGTCCTCCCTCGAGAGCTTAGCGAAGGATGTAAGGTGGGCTAGAGTAGTGGTCATCGACCGTAGGACGGTGGACCAGTTGAAGAAGCTCATCGGCGTAGGGGGCGTATTCTACGCCGGCCTAGACGGCATGGTGATCACCGGCCCGGGGCTGAGCCTCGTGCACGAGCTTGCCCACAAGCTGAGGGATAGGGTGGTCAGGCTTAGAGATGAGCTTGAGGAGGCGCTGCAGGGCTTTAGCGGAGTCGTGCTCAAGGATAAGGGGCTTAGCATAGCCATCAGCTACGCTCAAGCGCCCAGGGGCCTTGGTAGGAGGGTAGCGAGGATAGTTACCTCCGTCCTCTCCGAGCGGGGGAACTTTAAGCCATTGAGGGGTAGGAGGGTGGTGGAGATTGTGCCTAACGTAGACTGGGATAGGGGGAGGGCTGTCGACCTCCTCCTGGAGAGGGAGGAGCTTAGAGAGTACCTCCCGGTCTACGTAGGTAACGACGAGAGCGACGAGCCTGCCTTTAGGGCCCTGGGCGCTAGGGGGCTCACGGTGGTCGTTGGCAGGAGGCCTCGAAGCTACGCTAAGTTCTACGTAAGGAACGTCGGGGAGGTCTACGAGCTACTCAAGAGGATAGCTAAGCTATCCTCGCCCCTAGGCTAG